The window ACGACGCCATTGTGATTGTCCCAAGAGTGCGTGCTGCTAATCACAAACCATTGCTGTGCCATGTGCTGTGTTGCAGAAAGAGGACTGGTGACTGTGCAATAAATGTCCCATAATCCACCTGACTGGCAACTGTGGTGTATCGAAGTGTCAGTGAATTGGAGCAACGTTCACCTGAAGCCACGAActgtcatatatatatatgtgtgtgtgtgtgtgtgtgtgtgtgtgtgtgtgtgtgtgtgtgtgtgtgtgtgtgtgtgtgtgtgtgtgtgtgtgaaaaaaggctttttcaaAATTTATATAATTTTTATTATCAAATTCTAAAGTTCCACTCTAATATACTGAAGACCACTAAAACTCTGGTCCAAATACCACACAAGTCTAAACAGTTATACAACTAAACAACAGCACTTTCCAAAAATACATAGAGCGACCACGACTGACAGCAAAGATGACATTTTAATGAGCAGTGGCACACAACAATCAAACAACACTGGCAACACATTTTTGATatggcgtgtgtgtggtttccctGCTCAATATGAATGGAATTACACTTTTGcaagtttgcatttttcatttgctCCATTTCCAAAACAGTTTGGAAACTCCATGTTCTGTGTGACCTCCGTTCAAGCACATTTGTCACTGTCAAGTCATCAAGGCTACAGTCTCGCTCCCGCTGGATGAAGAACTACTATTTATTTGGGAAAATACTTTATTCAACCAAGTTACATTGCTTCAGTTTTCCAAATCTGACATTCATGACAATACTGTATCAATACATTATAACATGGACCATAAGCAACTCATTTTGTCAGGTTGTGATGAAGTAAAAGTCATTAAAACACTGTTGCTTTTCTCCTATATTCCAGTGTCTTAACTTATTGTAACTTGTTTTTTCGAGAATCTCAGTCATTttcacatcaaacacataaaaaaaccTTCACAATATGGGTTCATACTGTCCTGAAGTCACtaaatcacacagaaaacacaaacactggagGAGCTTTTAATTTTGAGGACTATAAAACAGAATACATCGAGTCCTTTAATACACTCTTGTCTTATTTAAAATATCAGCTGAACCACTCGCCATCTGAGGCCCAGTACTGTTATcctgttttatttcctctgccCTCAGACGGTGACAAACACTAATTTGGCCGTGTACGCCAGGTCGGCGAGGTAAAGCAGGAAGTTGAAGGCGGTGAGCACGGCTGCGGCGATCACCCTGGGGGAATTGCGGCCTCTGCTCCCGTAGCTCTTGTCGAACTGGAACACGGGCCAGATGACGGTGGCCGTCAGATACATGACGACGGCCAGCAGCCCGTACGCCGACAGGAACTTGGAGAAGGGGATGGGGAGGCAGCCGGTGAGCTCTCCCACGCACAGCACCACCACGCCCATGGACAGGATGAAGCAGATGCAGTAGACGGCCATGCACCACTTGAGGGCCGCGTGGTGGTCGTAGGCGACGGGGTCGCTGATCAGGATGAAGATGACACAGGCTACGAAGGTCTGGAAGACCTTCAGCAGGCCTGGAGCCGTGGCCATGTAGCTCGCCACCTCCCCGGGCCTGGCTTTGGACAGACTCACCTCCCCCATGTAGGCCACCGCCGCCAGGCAGGAGAAGACCGTGGAGGCGATGCGGTGGTCCCGGACCTCATTCCGGAGGTACTGGTCCTTGAGGAAGAAGAGCGGGAagatgatggaggctgagaggcaGAGGAGCGCGGCGTAGCAGGCGACCGTGATGGGGAAGTTGGACCAGGACACCGGAGCTCGGGTCTGGAGGCCAAACTGCtccaccagcaggaccagcagcgtGCAGGCGAAGCTGAACGCCCAGCAGAAGATGCACCAGTCGGCCATGCCCCTGTGGGACAGCTCGGCTCCGTGCGCCGCCACGCTGAACGCCACGCAGGTGAACACCAGGGCGGCGAGCCgcacccacagcagctgggacgTGGGAAATGCAATCAGTGGCTTTGTGGGACGTCACCCTCACTtcagagggaaaataaaaaatcacATCTGTGGTCCGGAGAATGCTGAGATAAGTGTTTGATGAGATCCAGAAGTGGCTGTTTGCTCTGGCTCAGTATTTATCACAtgatctgcaggaggaaaagaaaggtgGAATGAATGACCATTCtgaataataaaatattaaaaatagtgCAATGCGTTTAAATGtcattaactttttgttttggaaacttcttcctcttttATGTGAAGAAGTCTTGTGTATATTCCATTAAAAATCATTCAACTGCATCTTTTACTGTCATGCCAGCTCCACTGCCACGATGGAGCAGGCCTgttttctgctctctctctctctctctctttctctctctctctctctctctctctctctctctctctctctccctctccctctccctctccctccccccttccACCTTCTGCCTGTCGGTGAGCAGGCTGTGTGGGCAGCTCCTCAGCTAATTGGAGTCTCCTGTCCAGAGTGGCCTCATCTGTTTCTCGTGCTCAGCTGTCTATTTAAGCTGGCTGCAGTCCACACTCTGACGCTGGATCGCTGAACTCCCTGAGTCAATTAGTACTCCAGTTTCTGTGTGTCAGCCTTCTGTTCATGCTGCAGCTGACTCCGTTCgttctctgctgcagcctggacCTCCTCTGTCTATCCCCTTGCCTGCCACCTGCTCACCTGGAGCTCGGTCCCCCCCGGACTCGTCTCCCGGACTGTTACCCCACCAGGCTGCTAGAGTCTCAGAACCGTCCACGGCTGATGGGAAAGCAGCACCTCGTCTCCCCGGCCTCAGACTGGATCTGTTAATTAATAAACCTGATAAACCCTGACTTCCTGTTCTGGTTTGCCTTTCTGCATCTGAGCCTTCGTCTCACCCTCCGTGACATTTACAAATATGCTTTTCTGACAAAGTTTGATCTTCCCTGACATTTTGGCTCAAATAAAcggagaaaagacaaaacaatgcCTGGGGAGGACTGTTCATGCTGTGACCTGCACACATAGGAAATTCCAGTAAGTTTTTCACATCCTGACTCCATGTGGTACCACATCTCAAGATCTCTATTTAAAAGATCTACCCTGTGTCACTGGAGGGAACACTGCTGAGCTGTGCTGCTGATGGacttttttgctgtttggatTAATTTTCTTGCTGTTGGATTAATCCTACTTACAACGATCTGTCACGAGAATATCGCGACCTGCCCCTAGCCTGGATGCACAGACAATGCCACCAAAATAGGGCCCAGCACCGGAGAAGtttgaggaaattaaaaactCCCTCGACTTTCTTAGCGGTAGTGTAAGTGCGATCAGAGCGCAACAGGAACAGCTCCTCGAGCTGTTGGAGGAAGTCAAACAACTACGCCTCCAAAACGccgagaaggagaggaggattgTGGATCTGGAGCGGCGCGTGGATGAGCTGGAGCAGTATTCCCGTGTTAATGATGTGGTCGTCACTGGCATTAAGATCCGGCCACGCTCGTACGCTCGGGCTGTGGCCGAGCAGAGCGGGGAGCCGAGTGACCTGGAGGCGAGCTCGGTGGAGCAACAGGTGGCTGCCTATCTCCAAAATAAGGGGATAGAGCTGGACCTGGAGCACATCGAGGCTTGTCATCCCTTGCCCACCAAGACCGGGAGACCGCCCGCCGTAATAATGAGATTCACAaatcgaaagaaaaaaaacagctcttctCAAACAAGGACGCAAATTGAAAGGAACAGACGTTTTCATCAATGAACACTTGACACGACGGAACTCGGACATCGCACGGAAAGCTCGACAACTAAAGAAACAAGGCAAGATTCAGCATACATGGATTAACAACTGCAAAATCTTCATCAAACTGAACGGGACGCCAGAGGATGCCAAAGTTTTGGTGGTCAAAAACATCGAGGACCTGGACAAATATTGAGGTAACTGAACTCAGTTATTCAACATACTCAACACTACTTCTATAGTACGGCCTATaatggacatggacatggacatggTGCACACTATTAATGTTGACAAACAAATGGAATTGGAAACCGACGAATATCATGAAAACGCTATATATGATGCAGAAAGAGACCGGGACAATAATTTCCTTGTTTCTCTTACCAATAACTGCAACTATTTTACACATGAACAATTTGAGAACAACGTAAAACCAGATACCAAACTATCAATCATACACTTCAACTCTAGAAGTTTGTACGCAAACTTTGAGCCGATCAAACAGTACCTCGAAACTTTTTCTGAACCATTTAAAATTATTGCTGTAACTGAAACCTGGATTAACTGCAAAAAAGGTGCACCCTTTAGTCTTGATGGATACGAATTAACACATATGGATAGAGTAAATAAAGCTGGAGATTTATGTTCATTCATAAATCTATTAAATTTAAAGTTGTACCAAGCATGACGCTCACCATAGATGGTTTAATGGAATGTCTAACAGTGgaaatacttaatgataaaaggaaaaatataatCATCAGTTGCATGTACAGGATGCCTGGATCATGTATAGTTACATTTAATGATTATATCGAAACATTGTTTTCCACTGTCAGCCCTAAACCATTGTTCGTCTGTGGGGATTTTAACATTGATTTGTTGAATCCCTCAAAAGATTAAAACTATTGATGACTTCACTGATACTATGTACACTTTCAGCCTCTATCCAACTATAACAAAACCAAGTAGAATAACTGCACACAGTGCGACAATTATTGACAATATCTTTACTAACATTATAGATAACAAAATCACTAGTGGCCTGCTTGTTTGTGATATCACTGACCATCTACCTGTGTTCACTGTATATGActactatttaaaaaaaacagaaatccaaGAGACAACTTTCTCCAAAAGACTGATAACTCAAGAATC of the Salarias fasciatus unplaced genomic scaffold, fSalaFa1.1, whole genome shotgun sequence genome contains:
- the LOC115385307 gene encoding myeloid-associated differentiation marker homolog; this encodes RPTKPLIAFPTSQLLWVRLAALVFTCVAFSVAAHGAELSHRGMADWCIFCWAFSFACTLLVLLVEQFGLQTRAPVSWSNFPITVACYAALLCLSASIIFPLFFLKDQYLRNEVRDHRIASTVFSCLAAVAYMGEVSLSKARPGEVASYMATAPGLLKVFQTFVACVIFILISDPVAYDHHAALKWCMAVYCICFILSMGVVVLCVGELTGCLPIPFSKFLSAYGLLAVVMYLTATVIWPVFQFDKSYGSRGRNSPRVIAAAVLTAFNFLLYLADLAYTAKLVFVTV